Proteins from one Streptosporangium becharense genomic window:
- a CDS encoding CHAP domain-containing protein yields the protein MDPIGDDLLRIIKAEVGYREGPGRHSKFGEWYATHMVRDPQYETAPWCGMFVAWAAERAGVAEYVGQFAWTPSHARWFEVHGAWSRTPEPGALVFFDWSGGKDIGGVDHVGVVERVESGTIHTIEGNVDRVWLRRKKRDESKVVGYGLPRKVKEKLSGDAPSSQASSRIELRPAPVSAPLTGPSPTLPVSAETVVVAGSLLLVLAVTLALGRRRPRVPAGRHRRAAGTREAARERIVRRAPAAPTVPTVPAVPCPRAGQPRDRLDRAA from the coding sequence ATGGATCCGATCGGTGACGATCTGCTCAGAATCATCAAGGCCGAAGTCGGATACCGGGAGGGGCCGGGCCGGCACAGCAAGTTCGGCGAATGGTACGCGACCCACATGGTGCGGGACCCGCAGTACGAGACGGCCCCCTGGTGCGGCATGTTCGTCGCCTGGGCGGCGGAGAGGGCGGGCGTCGCGGAGTACGTCGGCCAGTTCGCGTGGACCCCCTCGCACGCCCGCTGGTTCGAGGTGCACGGCGCCTGGTCGCGGACGCCCGAGCCCGGGGCCCTGGTCTTCTTCGACTGGTCCGGCGGCAAGGACATCGGCGGCGTCGACCACGTCGGCGTCGTCGAGCGGGTGGAAAGTGGAACGATCCACACCATCGAGGGGAACGTCGACCGGGTCTGGCTCAGGCGCAAGAAGCGGGACGAGAGCAAGGTCGTCGGTTACGGGCTGCCGCGCAAGGTCAAGGAGAAACTGAGCGGGGACGCCCCCTCCTCGCAGGCGTCGTCGCGGATCGAACTCCGCCCCGCGCCCGTCTCCGCCCCCCTCACCGGCCCCTCCCCCACGCTCCCCGTCTCCGCGGAGACCGTCGTGGTCGCGGGGTCGTTGCTCCTCGTCCTCGCCGTCACGCTCGCCCTGGGGCGACGGCGCCCGCGTGTTCCGGCCGGGCGGCACCGCAGGGCGGCCGGAACGCGGGAGGCGGCGCGGGAACGGATCGTACGGCGCGCACCGGCCGCGCCGACAGTGCCGACAGTGCCGGCGGTGCCGTGCCCCCGCGCGGGACAACCGAGGGATCGCCTGGATCGGGCCGCGTGA